From Hippocampus zosterae strain Florida unplaced genomic scaffold, ASM2543408v3 HiC_scaffold_281, whole genome shotgun sequence:
GATGCCTGCCTCCGTCCGGGACGGCCTTAAGAACAACTCGGACCGGTATCAGCGCTCGCTGGAGGGGTTCGTCCGCACCAGCGAGAAGCATGTCTGGCTGCACGCCTCGGACTGGTTCATCTTCGCGTTGCTGCATTTCCTGCGCTCTTCAGGCGGCAGAACTCATCGGCGGTTCAAAACCCTCGAAGACTACATCTGCGACTACTTCTACCAGGACATGATCACCCAGCCGGTGATGATCCTCTTCAGAAGGGTGGCCTGCTACTTCGCGGGCGGCAGCACCTACGAGCACGCCCGCATGCACCGTAAGCTCGTGTTCATCGTCCAGGAGTGTCTGGCGGATTTCCAGCCTCGCAAGCAGGCGCCTCGGGCCAGCGTGCCCAGGCCCGCCCTCGTTGTCGTCCTGGCAGTAATGCTGCTCGCCTCTAGGGGCAAGCCTGGCGATGACGAAGCTGGCAAATTCCGGGAGCGGGTTGAGGCCTTTATAATGGCCGTGCTCAAGGACTGGGACCGTGACCTCTCCAACACTGACACGGCGCTTGGGGACCTGGGCAGGCTCTGGCTGCTCCTGAGCGGGGTGTCCGAGCGGGCGGAGGCGGACGTGCTGGCCTACGCGCAGAAGTACGAGTTCGCCGCTCAGCAGAAGCCAAAGTATCTCAAGAATTACAGCCCGACCTTGCTGCAGTTCGAGGAAGCAACCTTTCGAAGATGGTTGGCCTTGAGTTCCTGGAAAAGATGGCAGACTGCAAGGAAATGCTCTGTCCACTCGACATCCAGTTCCTCATGAACTCGCAGATGGCGGGCTCGCTGGGGCTGGCCGACCAGACCCTATGTGCCAGGTTGCTCTGCAAGATCGAGGCGCTTCAAGACTACTTCCAAAACCTCCGGAGCTTAGCGGCAAGGAATTCCTCAGAGCAGAGTTCGACGAGGTGATGGCCTTCTTGGCCGAAAGGTGGCAGGTGTCCAGGGAAAGTCTGCCATGTCCCCTCGCAGCCGCCTCTCTCGCAGCCTTGTCTCATCACGCCCCGCCTTCGACTACTCCTGCTGGGAAGGGCCGCTGACCTCCTCCGAGAGCTACGTagcgtacaaagtgctgtactgcCTGGCCCGAGGGGTGGGACTGCCTGACCGGGGGTTCAGGCGAGACACCACGGCTGCGACTGCGGCCCCTGGCGAAGTACTCGAACCTGATGGGTCTGGGGCTGCTGGGCTGTTGGTCTGGCTGTGGGCGGGGACTGTGATTGTCATTAGCATGATGAAGATCGCGCTGTGCCAGAACCGAGTGTTTCCCAACAAGAAGGAGACCCTCGAGAGCATCCGGGAGTGGGTCACGAAGGCGGGCGAGGCCGGCAGCCAGCTCTGTCTGCTGGGAGAGTGTTGTAACTCCTTCTACGTCAAGCAGCATCTCCATGCAAATGCCTAGGAGCTAGCCTCTTCGCAGACCTGGCGCTGCTGGGCGAGCTGTCTCGCAAGCACGATCTGTTCATCGCAGGGTCGATGCCCGAACGCGCGGGGACAAGTTCTACAACTCGGGTTTCGTGGTGGGACCCAAGGAAGGGCTGATGCTTCACTATCTGAAAGCTCACCTGTTTGACATGGAGCTGCCGACCCGCACCTACCGGGAGAGCGACATGTTCTCGGCAGGCGACGAGGTGAAGGTCGTGGACATCGGCCACTGCAAGATCGGGATGGGGCATCTGCTACGACATCCGATTTCCTGAGCTGGCGATCAAAATGGCCCTGATGGGGGCGGACCTGCTGGTCTACCCCTCGCTGTTCTCGATGCCCACCGGGCCGGTCTACTTCGAGCCGCTGATCCGAGCCCGGGCGATCGACACCCTGTCCTTCTGCGCTGGCGACTAGTTCGGCGCGCGTGGACAAGGAGCAACACCCAGGGATCTACCAAAGCTGGGGCCACTCGCAGCTGGCGGGGCCCGACGGAGGCGTGCTGTGCAAGATGGGACGAGAAGGAGGGCATGCAGCTGGCGGAGGTGGACATCGCGCAGAGCAGGCAACTGCGGGAGAACATCCCGGTGCTGAGGCAGCGCAGGAGGTAGCTCTACGGACTATGATCGATCAGCATGCGCCCACGACGGTGATGTGGTTGCTGGGGTGGAAGCGCAGCCTCATCAGCCGCGCCTCCTGCCCGATGTCCAGCACCTGCTTCGGCCGGATGTGCCCGTAGATGTTCTCTTCGTCCTCcttgccccgccccctccagctCCACCAGCTCGCCGATGTCCCGCGTCGGCTTCTAGAGCAGGTCGCTGACCATGAAGATAGCCAGCTCCTTCTTCGAGCAGCAGGCGAAGGCCCGCCCGTCCACCGAGAAGTCCAGGTCCGTCACAGCATCCGCGCCTCCCTGCGCTCGGGGTTCAGCTTCTTGCGCAGGTAGAAGAGGTTGAACACGTTGAGAGCAGTGCCGGCGGGCAGGTTCCACAGCACCATCTGCCGGAGGTGCTCTGCAGTGACCATGTACTGTCCGGAGTAGTCGATGGTGAGTCTGTGGACGGGCTCCGCGGTGTAGATGACCTTGAGGGCGATCTTGCTGCGCACCTCCAGAGACGCATGGTCTTGTCCAGCCCCACCGTGAGGATGTACTCGTTGTTCCGCAGGAAGATGGCCAGTGTCACGTCCCGCGTGTGCTCTGCGTAGATCCGCAGGGTGTGGTGCGTGTCCGTCCGCCACAGCCGAGCGGTGCAGTCCGCGCTCGCGCTCAGGAAGTACAGGCCTGTCTCTGCCCCACCGTAGTGACCAGATCGTCTTCAGGTGGCTCTTTGTAGTTGGCGATGCACTGGCCCCGTCGCAGGCACCAAAGCCGGATACTGAAGTCCATGCTCGCGGACAGTAAGTAGCACTAGTCCTGGCTCACCGCCAGTGCAGTGATACATCCTTCGTGGCCCTTCAGGCTCGTGTACCCTTTCCAGTCCCGCCTGCTCCAGCCCGTGCCCCCACCGGGTCCTCCTCCAACTTCGAGAAGTTGAACGGCTGGCGCACTACAACCGCGTGGGATTGAAATACGCTGATGCTGCCGGTGGTGCTGCCCAGCACCAGCACCCTTGACACAAAGTCAGCCACGTGATACCGCACCGGACTTTCAGCAGAAGGACGTCAGGGTGACGACGACGGTGAGATCCGTCCGGTCGATGAAGGCCCGGACAAAGCCAGCCCTGACCCGCAGCCGCCAGTTGAGCATGCGGAGGGCTCTTCTTGGAGTCCGCCTCTTCCTCACGATAGACTCCTGACTCCTTGAAGAGACTGGAGCTGGAGTTGGTGCGAGCACTGCGCAATGCCTCGTAGCTGTCGAGGTGGCGGAGTTCGTCGAGGCTGAGGGTGTGTGGCAGCTCGATCGCGTCTGCGCGGTCGTTGAGCTGGCGCAGGTAGTGCGGCACGGCCAGCCCCCGAGCCTCCTCTGTGCGGTTGACCACGAAGTTGACTTGCTTGCTGATGACTTTCTGCTCGATCAGCTTCAGTCGCAGGAAGAACACGTAGTTCTGCAGGTTGCGGAGGGCGTAGTAGGGGATCTGCATCTCGATGGGGCCGGCCTCGTCCAGGCTCAGCTGCTTGTCGAACTGCGTCTTGTTGAAGAAGGTCCGGAAATAGGCTCGAGCCCCTTCCACGCTCGGATCCTCGCGAGCCTTGGTCCTGCGCCTGTGTTCGCGGAGGAACTGGCCGACCAAAAGCAGACAGAACTGCTCGAAGGGGCGTCCTGAGCTCGCAGTTGAGGACGCGCAGGTTCTGGCAGAAGAGGGACAACTCACCGCGGAGGGCCGCGTCCTCGTCCATTAATTTTAATAAACAGTCAGAGCAGTCGCTTGATGGCCTACAGACGCCCGCCCAGCGCCCCTTCTCCCAACAGGTAGTACAGCCGCCGGGCCAGCTGACTCACTGCAGAGTGCACTTCCGGCTTGCTGTCCTCCGCCAGTCGGCGTCACCGCCCCCACCAGGTGCTTCTGGAAGCCGTTCTTCGCCAGGAACTTGTCCAGGTCAGTGTCCAGCAGTCCCAGTAGGTGCACCTTCAGCTTGGGCAGTGCGAACATGAGACTGTTGAGAAGGTACTGCCCGACGACCGCGTGACCCACCTTGGCGACGTAGGCCGAGTAGACCTGCATGGCCCCCTCCTTGAGGAGCATGCCGGGTGAGGTCGGTGACGATGACATTCGCGTAGGCGAGCAGGGACTCCCTGCTGGCCTGGCCGACCACCCGGAGCATGGCCTCGACGGCGGGCCCTGGCCACCGGGCGCTAGGGTCTGCGATCATTTTGTTCAGATTGTCCAGGAACTTTATGTAACACCGGTGCAGGAAGAAATACTCACCGTGCAGTCCGAGCAGCTCGAGGCCCAGCTCCACTCCCCCCAGCCGCTGCTTGGCCGCGGGGTCCAGCATCAGCCCCACTGCGTCCTCCAGCCGGTTCATTGTCCTGCGGCATGCCCAGCACCAGGATCTTGCTGCGGTTTCGTGGAGGCTCCTTGGGCGGTTAGGGGATCGGGCTCAGGCGTCTTTTACTCCTCACTCCTTCGGGGATGGAGGGCGGCGGGGCTGTCCGAGTGCCAGCTTTTTGTGGTACGATTCGGAAATGTGCCTGCGGACCAGATCGGCATGGCCGGCCTGGATGAGGCTATTAAGAACGTTGCGGGCCAGTACCCGCACCTCGGAGCACCCCTCCCCCATGAAGTTGTTGAACATCCGCAGCACTTTTTCGCTCTCCTTGGGGAAAAATCTGGGTTGCTACACCAGCTTCTCCAGAATGTTGCCCACACAGACCTTGATGGCCAAGCTCTTCGACTGGTGGAAGCTGGCCAGGTTCGCCAGAACGGTGCTCTCGGGACCGTTCTCGGCAGACGATCACCATCGACTTGCGCACCTCCTCTGCGATGAAGTGGTTGGGCGTCCATGGTGCGCTTGAGCAGGCGGCCAATTACCAGGTCGATTTTCGCCGTCCATGGCACTACCCAGCCGCCTGGACATCTCGCCAACAGTCATCAGGGCGTTTTTGGCCAGCGATGATCGCGGGCTCTCTGCGATCCGGGTGATTTCGAGTACAAGTGGCTTGACGTGGGCCGAGGCCACGGCGGCAGGGCTGTTCTCGACTAACTGCCGGAGGGAGAGCAGTCCGTTGTAGTTCTTCTGCCAGTTCTTCGTGCCGCAGATCGGCGAGCAGCCCGTTGACCTCCTCAGAGTCCTGCCGCACCTAGAGCAGGCGGCTGTAATCGACAGCGAGGGACTGCGCTTCCGGCGAGAAGACTTGGTGGTGGTGCTGTCTCCCTTGAGTAGGACTTGTCAAGCTCCTGCTTGTAGGACTTGGAGGTGACCTTGAGGAGGTCGACCTTGCGGGAGGGCAGCTGCTTGTGCTGCTTGAGGAACATGCTCTTGTTGATCGAGGGCAGGAACAACTCGTCCTCCCGCCTGCGGGGCTGGCTCTCGCTGTGCCGATCGAGGTCGGACTCGTACTTGCTTTCGCTGGCGCGCAGGTTGGCGCTCTGGCCCTCGTGGTAGCGGGGGCGGGCGGACACGTTGCTTGACTGAGGAGGCGATCTTACGGGCCGAGGCTTCGCGGGGGACGGTCCTGGGCTCGTGCTTGGGCATAACCTTCTCGACCTTCTCCAGGAACATCTCATAGTAGATTTTGTTGATGCGACTCTCCAGGAACTTCTTGCTGGCGGCACAGGCCTGTTCGCTGCGGGTGGCCATGTGCGCACAGGCAGTCCAGCGCCTTGATCTTTAGCTTGGTCCGATGGTCGTCCAGCACGTGGATGATCTCCTCCAGCATCCGCTCCAGCCGTCCGCCTCCGAACTCCTCCTCCCCGAAGACCTGCGTCAGGAGGGTCAGGATCTCCTCCTTGAGGGACAGGTTGGGGGACttgcggaggaaggagaggaggtGCTCGATGAAGCCAGGGAGGCGCATGTAGTCGGCCTTGAGGATGCGGAAGACCGCCTGGCGGACAGAGAGCTTGCTGTCGCCCAGCTTTCGATGAAGGCGGGAGAGAGGCCTCTGCCAGGTTGCTCATCGCCTTGTTCTCCAGCACGATCTCGATGATCTTGACCGCCAGTAGGCTGACCTTAAAGTTTCCATCCGAAATGAGGCTGATCGCCGTCGGGAACACGCTCCCCGCCAGCCCCTCAAATTCCGGCTTGTTCCGCGCCCGCAGCACCTTCTCGTGCAGTTCCTCCACCAGCGCCAGTCGCTTCTTCCACTCCTTCTCCATGAGGATCTGCTCCATCGACTGCTTCAACACGTTGATCGAGCAAGGCACGGACCACGGGTTCTTCGGCGggcggggggcggaggaggcagGGTGCCTCGACTGTCTGGGCGCAGTCGGTCCCGCTGCTCTCGCTCATGGTACTTGCGCTCCAGCTTTTCGTCCTCGATGGCTATGTCATCGGAAAAGACACCCTGCTCCTTGTGCCGGTAGAAAAACTCACGCAGCGGCCCATCTGCTCCGAGTCGAGACTCTTCGCGAAGGCCGAATGGCCTGCATCTTGCAGAGCGTGATGAGGCACTGTTCGGCGGCCTTGCGGACTGGCAGGTCCTCGCGGCTCGAGGCGGCCAGCAGCCGCAGGAAGGCACGCTTGAAGTCCTCGGCAGCCATATTGAGCTGCTTGGTCTCCATGATGATCAGGGACTGCAGGGAGTTTATAGCCTTTTGCTGTACCACGGGGTCAGGGCAGTCCAGTCCGTGCCGCGTGTACAGGCTCAGGACCAGCTCGAAGCAGCGGTAAGTCCGCACCGTCTGAAGAAGGGAGTTGTGCGTTGCCTTCCGCAACCTGTCCCTCAGAGTGTCCCAGCAGCGGAACAGTAGCGGCAGCAGTCGCAGCTTGACACTCTGCTCGGTCTCGCGGGGGGGCCTGGCTGACCAGGGCCGAGACCAGCAGCAGCCCCTGGTAGAAGCACCTCGGGCCTGCCCTCCGCCAGCTGCACTTCCAGCAAGGAGGTGATTTTGCGGGAGTAGAGGGCAAACTCCCGGCGGTCTGCGACGGCGAGGGTGCAGAGGCGCTTGAGAGCCTCGACCTTTGTGCTCGAGACTGCTCTCGAGCAGGTAGCCCAGGATGCGCTCGTAGTTGTTGCCCAGTGAGCTCATCAATATTATTACTGCGGAGTGCACCTCACAGCTTGGCCGACAGCAGGGCCCGCACCTTCGGACTCAGGAAGTGTGAAGTTCGCGGCGGATAGGCCTCTGTCCCCCGTCACCCACCACCACCTGTCCCGTCAGGTACTGTCCGGCTCCGGCCATGTACAGCACCATCTCTGCGATCTCCTCCCGGCGGCCCACCCGCCCTAGTGGGATCATCTACTCCAGCTACTTCGTGCAGTCAGTAGGGTTCAGCTTGCTCAGCCCAGCAGTTCCTTGCGATGGGGTCCAGGGGCGATCCCGTTGACGCGGATGCCCTGCCCCCCCAGCTCCACAGCCAGCACTCGCGTCATGGCGTCCACTTGCCGCTTGGCCGCAGCGGCATGCGCCTGGAGGGCCACGCCGAGTTGCAGGGTAGCAGAAATGTTGACCACGCAGCCCTTCTGGAACTTGCCGGTGTGATAGACAGCCTTGGTCATGTTAAAGGTGCCGATAGCATCGATGTCCATGACGGTTCGGACCCCTTCTCGGAAATCTGGGAGAAGGGAGCCAGGAAGTTGCCTGCCGCCCCGTTACCAGAATGTCGATCTTCCCGAAAAGGGCGACGGTGTGGGCTGGCCACCTGTTGACAGTCCTAGGCCTTGCGCACATCGCACCGCTTGGCGTGCACTTCCGGTGAGACTTTCTTGAGCTCCTCGATGGCTGTGTTTAGACTGGCCTCCTTGCGGGAGCAGATGACCACACTAGCGCCGTGCTGCAGCAGGGCCTTCGAAATGCCAAAGCAGATTCCCGTGGCCCCGCCTGTGACGATCGTGGGCCTTGCCTTTCAGCAGTCGGGCCGAAAAGGTGATTCTTGCATTATTGATGACGATGACGCCATCGGCATACAGAACGCTCACATTTTAGGGATCCTGATCGACCTGCTTTTGCCACGAGAGACGTTCCGGCTGGAAGGCTGCGGCAGTTTGACGGAGCCACCTGCCCGGGTGCGACTGTAGGCTTGCTGCAGCTTGCCGAAACGGTCACTGCTCGATCGCTTGGTTCTGTTCTCAAAGGCCGGTACGCGCCGTTCGTTCTGCTGTAGACAGCGCCCGCAGCTTGCGATCGTTCTTCTCGCTCAGTCGTTATTTGTTGTGCTGGGTGTCAAGGCCCCGCCGCCCCTCGAAGGACTGCCTTGAAACCCAGCGCCACCTCGAGTTTGGTGCCCTGTCCGGGAGAGATGCCCCTGCGTTTGGGCTCACTCTCCGCGTAGTAGTCAAGCATGGTCTGCCCCTGCGCGCGGAGGTGCTTGCCAAGCTCGAGGTAGTAATGCGCAGTGGCAGGGTTGTGCTTGTTCTGGGCGGAGCATCTCAGCCAGCCGCCTGCCCGGATGGCTCTGCTCAGCCAGGGCGAGCGAGGGCTGGTGCAGGCGGAGGGGCGGGCAGTGGGGCAGAATGCCGGGGATGATAGGCTGCGGAGGGTTGCAGAAGGGGTGGGCCCTGATTTCCGGGATGGTGTAGCGCGTGGCAGTGGTCAACGTTCATGATCCGGGTGAGCAGGTCCCGCGCGACGGGCGAGACGAAGGAGGGGATCTTGTAGACCCGCCCATGATCTTCTTGTACATCTGGGTGTTGTTCTCGGTGGACTCGAAGGGCAAGTAGCCGCACACCATGCGTACAGCACGATCCCGCAGCTCCAGACGTCGGTCTGCAGCCCCTGGTACGGCTGCCCGGCGATCATCTCGGGCGCCGCGTAGCAAGGACTGCCGCAGGTCGGGTGTGGAGCAGCTGTCCGTCCGCGTAGACGTTGCTCAGCCCGAAATCCACCACCTTGACGTTGTTCTTTTCGTCGAGCAGCAGGTTTTCGGGCTTGAGGTCGCGGTGCGCGATGCCGAGCGGTGCAGGTACTCGACCGCCGAGAGCAGCTGCTGGAAGAAGCGGGCGGCCACCCGCTCATCCAGCGCGTGTGGTGCACG
This genomic window contains:
- the LOC127594841 gene encoding LOW QUALITY PROTEIN: peroxisomal 2,4-dienoyl-CoA reductase [(3E)-enoyl-CoA-producing]-like (The sequence of the model RefSeq protein was modified relative to this genomic sequence to represent the inferred CDS: inserted 2 bases in 2 codons; deleted 3 bases in 2 codons; substituted 3 bases at 3 genomic stop codons) produces the protein MLDYYAESEPKRRGISPGQGTKLEALLQHGASVVICSRKEASLNTAIEELKKVSPEVHAKRCDVRKAXDCQRWPAHTVALFGKIDILXNGAAGNFLAPFSQISXEGVRTVMDIDAIGTFNMTKAVYHTGKFQKGCVVNISATLQLGVALQAHAAAAKRQVDAMTRVLAVELGGQGIRVNGIAPGPSQGTAGLSKLNPTDCTKXLEXMIPLGRVGRREEIAEMVLYMAGAGQYLTGQVVVGDGGQRPIRRELHTS
- the LOC127594842 gene encoding LOW QUALITY PROTEIN: uncharacterized protein LOC127594842 (The sequence of the model RefSeq protein was modified relative to this genomic sequence to represent the inferred CDS: inserted 4 bases in 4 codons; deleted 2 bases in 1 codon) encodes the protein MSEEQPRAVRIGSYEVSGTIGVGTFSKVRVGRHLPTGEPVAIKIIEKKNIRDDADRQRLNLEMRILRKIRHPNAMQLFEIIETGKHLFLVSELIANGELFDYIVHHTRXDERVAARFFQQLLSAVEYLHXLGIAHRDLKPENLLLDEKNNVKVVDFGLSNVYADGQLLHTTCGSPCYAAPEMIAGQPYQGLQTDVWSCGIVLYAXVCGYLPFESTENNTQMYKKIMGGXYKIPSFVSPVARDLLTRIMNVDHCHALHHPGNQGPPLLQPSAAYHPRHSAPLPAPPPAPALARPG